The sequence CGCCGATGCCGATTATGACGGATACGGAAGTCATTTTCTTTAATAAGCTAAAAAGTGCGTTGCCGGAATATCATATTTTCGTTCAAGTTCAACTGTCACGTATTATCGAAGGCAATAGCAGTGAGGCGTCCGAGCGTAGTTTTTGGTTCAATCGTATCTGTCGTCAAAGCGTCGATTATGTGATTGTGGATATTGATGCGCAGACCACGCTGGTTGCTATCGAGCTTGATGATTGGACACACACGAGTAAAGCGCGTCAAAAGGCGGATGACAAAAAAGACAAAGCCCTTGCTAGTGCCGGTATTGCTATTGTGCGCTTTCACGCTGAGCGCATGCCAAGCGCAGATATGCTCAGGTACGAGCTGATGCAAGTGATTGAAAATTATTGATAAAGTATCTTTGGCGGGCAGTCAAGATTAGTCGCAACAACGGCATTTATTTTTTTGTGTAACATTGCTGTTATATCCGTTTACTTTATAGATAAGTTGTTTAAATAAGAGTATTATTATTTTATTTTAAAGCAAACTTAAGTTTTCTAAATTAAGAAGCGCTTTTCTGGATTAAGGCATTATTTGCTTAATTAGATAAAGGTTTTGGTGCTTCTAGTTTTTAAAATAACTCTATAAAGGACTGTGTTATGAAATTTTTTAAATTGAGCGCATTAGCGTTAGCCAGCACGTTAGCGTTAGCAGGCTGTGGTGATGACAACAATAATAACTCTTCTGGTAATGGTACTAATACGCCAGATGTGCCAGTCAAACCACCTGTCGATAATAGTTTGTCTGAAATCGAGCAAGCGAAAGAGATGATTCGTACCGCCAAGTTATTTGTCAGTGACAATAAAGCGGTTACAGATGCTTACGAAGATGTAAGTGATATCCTTACAGAAAAGCAAGATACGCGACTTGGTTATACCTTCGATATCCCAAGTGATCTAAAATACTATATGGAAGAGAATGATGTATCACAGCTCACGGCAGCTGATATCTTAGCATTAGCCAATGATACAAAATTTGAGGTCGCATTAGGCAATATCACTTTAACGCCCGAAAATGGTTTTGTCGCAACGCTAAGTACTGACGGTAAGTTTACCTTGAATGGTACAACCAAAGTAGATGTTGAAGA is a genomic window of Psychrobacter cibarius containing:
- a CDS encoding DUF2726 domain-containing protein, which gives rise to MSFGVIFLILAVGFLGLITVPKLLKKPPVVEPDPKPVRGDELAIWPFAPMPIMTDTEVIFFNKLKSALPEYHIFVQVQLSRIIEGNSSEASERSFWFNRICRQSVDYVIVDIDAQTTLVAIELDDWTHTSKARQKADDKKDKALASAGIAIVRFHAERMPSADMLRYELMQVIENY